A stretch of the Pirellulales bacterium genome encodes the following:
- a CDS encoding glycosyltransferase, producing RRRLYLAVDRLLPNSMAEAAQIERHVGIDCQRQTVVPNAADPNFAEADAQLFEREYGLRDFILYVGRIEPRKNQLGFLRALRGSHHPVVFLGEVVPGQEDYLDACRHEAGDNVHFLPRIGNLDPRLASAYAACRCLALVSWFETPGLAAIEAAMTGAPLALTERGSTREYFGDFASYARPGSRRSIRAAVEQAIDRGRDSRLAAHVMKSFTWRIAAERTLEAYRDVC from the coding sequence GCGGCGGCGGCTGTACCTGGCGGTCGATCGGTTGTTGCCCAATTCGATGGCGGAGGCAGCGCAGATCGAGCGCCATGTGGGAATCGATTGCCAGCGGCAAACTGTCGTGCCGAATGCGGCCGATCCGAATTTCGCCGAGGCCGACGCGCAATTATTTGAGCGCGAGTACGGCCTGCGCGACTTCATTTTGTACGTGGGTCGCATCGAGCCGCGCAAGAATCAACTCGGTTTCTTGCGCGCCCTGCGCGGCAGCCACCATCCGGTCGTGTTCCTCGGTGAAGTTGTGCCAGGGCAGGAGGACTACCTCGACGCTTGCCGCCACGAGGCGGGGGACAACGTTCACTTCCTGCCGCGCATCGGCAACTTGGATCCTCGGCTGGCTAGCGCATACGCCGCTTGTCGGTGTTTGGCGCTGGTGAGTTGGTTTGAAACTCCAGGGCTGGCGGCGATTGAGGCGGCCATGACTGGCGCCCCGTTGGCGCTCACCGAGCGCGGTTCCACTCGCGAGTACTTTGGCGACTTTGCCAGCTATGCCCGGCCTGGTTCGCGGCGTTCAATTCGCGCCGCTGTGGAACAAGCAATCGATCGCGGACGCGACTCGCGATTGGCCGCGCATGTGATGAAGAGCTTTACTTGGCGCATCGCGGCCGAGCGAACGCTGGAGGCGTATCGCGATGTGTGCTAA